Part of the Pseudomonas abietaniphila genome is shown below.
TCATCGTGCCGGTGATGCTGCGCAACGTGCTGCCGGCGCTCTCGAACAACTTCATCTCGCTGTTCAAGGACACGTCCCTGGCGGCCGCGATTGCTGTGCCGGAACTGACCTATTACGCGCGCAAGATCAACGTCGAAAGCTACCGGGTCATCGAAACCTGGCTGGTGACCACGGCGTTGTATGTCGCAGCCTGTTACCTCATCGCCATGCTTTTGCGCTACCTCGAGCAGCGCTTGGCGATTCGCCGATAGGAGGCCTGGGACATGTACGAACAACCGACCTGGTTGCATGAGTTGTGGATCGCCCGCGAGGCGCTTTGGGCTGGCTTTCTGACCAGCGTGCAGTGCGCCGGCCTGGCGATTATCTGTGGCACCGTCATCGGTGTGTTTGCCGGGTTGATCCTGACCTACGGCAAGTTGTGGGCGCGCCTGCCGTTTCGCTGCTACGTCGACCTGATCCGTGGTACGCCCGTGTTTGTGTTGGTGCTCGCCTGCTTTTATATGGCGCCGGCGCTGGGCTGGCAGATCAGCGCGTTTCAGGCCGGCGCACTGGGCTTGACGCTGTTCTGCGGTTCCCACGTCGCCGAAATCGTGCGCGGTGCCTTGCAGGCCATTCCACGGGGTCAACTGGAGGCGGGCAAGGCCATCGGCCTGACGTTCAGTCAGTCGCTGAGCTACGTGCTGCTGCCACAAGCACTGCGCCAGATCCTGCCGACGTGGGTCAACTCGTCCACCGAGATCGTCAAGGCGTCGACCTTGCTGTCGGTGATCGGCGTGGCCGAGCTGCTGCTCAGCACACAACAGGTGATCGCGCGCAATTTCATGACCCTGCAGTTTTACCTGT
Proteins encoded:
- a CDS encoding amino acid ABC transporter permease codes for the protein MYEQPTWLHELWIAREALWAGFLTSVQCAGLAIICGTVIGVFAGLILTYGKLWARLPFRCYVDLIRGTPVFVLVLACFYMAPALGWQISAFQAGALGLTLFCGSHVAEIVRGALQAIPRGQLEAGKAIGLTFSQSLSYVLLPQALRQILPTWVNSSTEIVKASTLLSVIGVAELLLSTQQVIARNFMTLQFYLFAGFLFFVINYAIELLGRQIEKRVALP